One region of Sulfuriroseicoccus oceanibius genomic DNA includes:
- the purL gene encoding phosphoribosylformylglycinamidine synthase subunit PurL, producing MSIHTTEANYRSVPVRDLDADALVALSGEMKLSLSREDMLAVQAYYNEAGREPTDVELEVIAQTWSEHCKHRIFSANIEHTTAEGTETVDSLFKTYIMKPSLELMERKPGFVLSAFHDNAGFIRLDDDKAICLKVETHNHPSALEPYAGANTGIGGVVRDILGAGKGAKPIASLDVFCFGAPDTPQGSIKGKDVIHPLGVMRGVVRGVRDYGNRMGIPTVAGAIQFDPSYTYNPLVFCGTAGVIPIKDIDKEMRPGLKIIAVGGRTGRDGLKGATFSSASLTGDSHAEDQSAVQIGNPIEEKKVGDFILKAREEELIVFVTDCGAGGFSSAAGEMLSETGGELFLENAPLKEPGLFSWEVFLSESQERMVLAVEEEALPRLRELAATYETELTVLGHSDDSGILKVLHHGEMVCELDNSKLHNAPQRQMKARWVPAETRNDHQWPEGDFGMGLKTLLNGFTICSRSPIIREYDHEVQGNTLLKPLAGAKGDAPQDGSVIEIDGSEQAMSLGLSLLPEWGKYDPYRMGLACVDECVRSLVLTGSEPDRIAILDNFCVGNPDDEEELGALVETVKGIAKAADAFGAPFVSGKDSFYNYFETEDGPVSIPTTILVSGMGVVEEKENVLGSSIRRDDSVVAIIGNGSSSMGGSVYARRQCVTDAEVPDTDLDLAVKLYKALAKARKGGGILSAHDVSEGGLAVTLAEMTFSEKAGLEVSLNELPGSADDVDAVALFNEGPSRIVLELDPAKVDEVAQAFDGLPFAVIGQTTGQHKNLIVTRGNGSEQRVLIDEDIDSLKSLWKTGLTPFY from the coding sequence ATGAGTATCCACACCACCGAAGCGAACTACCGCTCCGTTCCAGTGCGCGATCTCGACGCCGATGCCCTGGTGGCACTCAGCGGCGAGATGAAGCTGTCGCTCTCGCGCGAGGACATGCTTGCGGTCCAGGCCTACTACAACGAAGCCGGACGCGAACCAACCGACGTCGAGTTGGAAGTGATCGCCCAGACATGGAGTGAGCACTGCAAGCACCGTATCTTCAGTGCCAATATCGAACACACCACCGCCGAAGGAACCGAGACGGTGGACAGTTTGTTCAAGACTTACATCATGAAGCCGAGCCTTGAGCTCATGGAGCGCAAGCCGGGCTTCGTGCTTTCCGCGTTCCACGACAACGCGGGCTTCATCCGTCTCGACGACGACAAGGCGATCTGCCTCAAGGTCGAGACCCACAACCACCCGTCGGCACTTGAGCCATACGCTGGTGCCAACACCGGTATCGGTGGCGTGGTGCGCGACATTCTCGGTGCGGGTAAAGGCGCCAAGCCGATCGCATCGCTCGATGTGTTCTGCTTCGGTGCTCCGGACACCCCACAGGGATCGATCAAGGGCAAGGATGTGATCCACCCACTGGGTGTGATGCGCGGTGTGGTGCGCGGTGTGCGTGACTACGGCAACCGCATGGGCATCCCGACTGTGGCTGGTGCGATTCAGTTCGACCCTAGCTACACCTACAACCCATTGGTTTTCTGCGGAACCGCTGGCGTGATTCCAATCAAGGACATCGACAAAGAGATGCGCCCTGGATTGAAGATCATCGCTGTTGGTGGCCGTACGGGCCGTGACGGCCTCAAGGGCGCGACCTTCTCGTCGGCCTCGCTGACTGGTGACTCGCACGCCGAGGACCAGAGCGCGGTGCAGATCGGTAACCCTATCGAAGAGAAGAAAGTCGGTGACTTCATTCTCAAGGCTCGCGAAGAGGAACTGATCGTCTTCGTGACCGACTGCGGTGCTGGTGGTTTCTCGTCCGCTGCAGGTGAAATGCTCAGCGAGACCGGTGGTGAGTTGTTCCTCGAGAACGCACCATTGAAAGAGCCAGGTCTCTTCAGCTGGGAAGTGTTCCTTTCCGAGAGCCAGGAGCGCATGGTGCTCGCGGTGGAAGAGGAAGCTCTGCCACGCTTGCGTGAGCTTGCCGCAACCTACGAGACCGAGCTGACCGTCTTGGGGCACTCCGATGACTCGGGCATCCTCAAGGTGCTTCACCACGGTGAGATGGTTTGTGAGCTGGATAACAGCAAATTGCACAACGCTCCACAGCGCCAGATGAAAGCCCGTTGGGTGCCGGCTGAGACCCGCAACGACCACCAGTGGCCGGAAGGCGACTTCGGTATGGGCCTCAAGACCTTGCTCAATGGCTTCACCATCTGCTCGCGTTCGCCGATCATCCGCGAATACGACCACGAGGTGCAGGGCAACACATTGCTCAAGCCGCTCGCAGGCGCCAAGGGCGACGCTCCACAGGACGGCAGCGTGATCGAAATCGATGGATCCGAGCAGGCAATGTCGCTTGGTCTGTCGTTGCTCCCTGAGTGGGGTAAGTACGATCCGTACCGCATGGGTCTCGCATGTGTGGATGAGTGCGTGCGCTCGCTCGTGCTCACCGGATCAGAGCCGGACCGCATCGCGATCCTCGACAACTTCTGCGTTGGTAACCCGGACGACGAAGAGGAACTCGGCGCATTGGTGGAAACCGTGAAGGGGATTGCCAAGGCAGCTGACGCATTCGGCGCGCCATTCGTTTCCGGTAAAGACTCGTTCTACAACTACTTCGAAACCGAAGATGGTCCTGTCTCGATCCCAACCACCATCCTTGTCAGTGGCATGGGTGTGGTGGAAGAGAAGGAGAACGTGCTCGGCTCGTCGATCCGCCGTGACGACAGCGTGGTCGCCATCATAGGTAACGGCAGCAGCTCCATGGGGGGCAGCGTTTACGCCCGCCGCCAGTGCGTGACCGACGCCGAAGTGCCGGACACCGATCTGGACTTGGCTGTGAAGCTTTACAAGGCGCTTGCCAAGGCCCGCAAGGGTGGTGGCATTCTCAGCGCTCACGACGTATCCGAAGGTGGTCTCGCCGTGACACTGGCTGAGATGACCTTCTCTGAGAAGGCTGGTCTTGAGGTCAGCCTCAACGAGCTGCCAGGCTCGGCCGACGACGTGGATGCTGTGGCATTGTTCAACGAAGGACCATCGCGCATCGTGCTTGAGCTGGATCCAGCGAAAGTGGACGAAGTGGCGCAGGCATTCGACGGACTGCCATTTGCGGTGATCGGTCAGACGACTGGTCAGCACAAGAACCTTATCGTGACACGTGGCAACGGCTCCGAGCAGCGCGTGTTGATTGACGAAGACATCGACTCACTCAAATCACTATGGAAAACCGGCCTCACGCCATTCTATTAA